Part of the Fusarium musae strain F31 chromosome 3, whole genome shotgun sequence genome, GCTGAACCgcaccaacctcaagaaaCAGATCTGATGTTGGGCCAATAAGTCTCAACTGAAAACTGAATCAAAAGGTGTGGATCCTGTTTCTTAGGGCTTGTGAATTTTATGCGATCTTGCTATCGGATTCTGCCAGTATTAGACTAGCCTGTCATGGATGGCGGTTAAAGTGGTTATAGCTTCAAATGTGTTGGTTCTGCAAAATCTAAGCGCGCGGTAACAACGAACCAATTAGACACTACATATCCATGCATAGAAAAGGGGGGTTTCAAAATGGAACTCGCAGTCTCAAAATCTATCTGCGAGATCATTCTTTTGTAGTTATACAGCCAGCCAAGAAATCAACTCCACAAACCAAGGTTACAGTCTCAACTTCGTTCTCCAAGAATGCGCTCCTCGTCGTGGACCACTCTCCGCAGAAGCAGTACATTTAGTACCAAGTACAAATATGAATCAACACTCGACTCGACACATATTCGTCTAGTAAAAATCCGTCCGCGAACACGCAGCCTCTTATCGGAGAGGTTAAACATTTATGTGACCACTCATTCTCTGGATGAGGCACAGGCACTTGGTTACCATGCACTTTCCTATACCTGGGGTGCACCAGAGGGAGAAGTCAAAAACAAGGTCTCCGACTCATGTATACTGGTCAACGGCCATAGGTTCTACGTCCAACCAAACTTACTCGGTGCTCTCAAACGCTTCGAGGAATTTGATTGGTATTTGTGGATCGACGCAATATGCATTGATCAGACTAACCAAAGGGAGCGCGAGATCCAGGTCGGTATCATGAGCGAGATTTACGGCATGGCAGCCCGAGTCGATATCTGGCTTGGTGATGGCGGAAGCGAGGCAGCTGAGGCTATTCGTCTGACACGGACACTTTCCAGCTTGGCTAAGGAGACACGTGGAAGCGAAGTGAGCCTGGGAAAAAGCGAAATCGAAAGTTCAAGCCTTCCACCTATTCCTTCTGAAGCCTGGAAGCCCTTCGTTGGTCTTCTGGACCGGAATTGGTTCCGTAGAGCTTGGGTGATTCAAGAGACCGTCCTAGCTCGGCAGGCGTTTGTGTGGTTGGGAAATAGCGAATCCATCTCTTGGGAACAGCTCGCCTcagcattgatgatgattcaAAAATTAGGCTGGTATCCCAACGCGACTCTGGCCATGGTCAGAGTGGAGCATATCTCATGGACGCCAGGACCCTACGCCATTCACTTCATCACCGTGATCAGGATGTCCCTCGAAAGCTTGAAAACCCCCCAAGATCACCCACAGATCTCTGTTATTGAGGATCTCACAGGCCCTGATAATTGGAAAACGACCGCCAGTTCTCACTTGGCTTACATGATGATGGTAGGCCACAAGTTCAAGGTAACGAATGCTCGTGATCGGGTTTATTCGTTACTGGGAATGGTCAATATTGCCGCGGGCCATATGGGACTTCCTCGATGCGATCTGGAAGTTAATTACGATGCTTCAGTTGCTGAGGTATTTACAGCCGCAACGGCTCACATCCTAAATCACTGTAATCACCTTGGTTTCATCTCCTTGGCTGGGATTGCAGAATTTCACAATGGCACACTGAATTTACCTTCAGGGGATTTACCCTCATGGGTGCCTAATTTCTCGAACGAGCCATCTGCTGCAAGAACTGCCCCTATCCTTTTCCCCTGGGCCAGAGGTAAAGTTCGAGTGGACGCAGCACGATACAACGAGATTGGTTCTCTGGGATTCAGCATTACTGGCTCGAGGCTCTCTGTGCAGGCCCAGCGTATCGGACAGATCTCTCCATGGCCTTATCCATTCTACATGCTCGCTTACTACTTTCACGTCGAACCCTTTGCGGCCCTTCTACTACGGTGCGGCAAGCGTTACAAAGTAACTGGAGAGCTCAGTATTGAAGCTTGTTGGCGTACTTTCATCTTTGGCGCAAATATACACGATTCACTAGATGTCTCGGAGCTTGGTGCTTACTTCAAAGCCTGGCTATGCTACATCTTATTTCAATACTTGCGGGTCTGGGACACCTCCATGACAGTCGACCAACGACTTGTCATGTTGGAACAATTGACAGACTTCCAGTCTCTTATGGCCCAGGATGGGGGCGAGGCTTCCGATATGCTTCCAAGTATTGAATGGATCAAACAGATGCTGCAAAAGTTAGGTGCCTCTGATCCTCCAGACTCACAGTTGGCGTCAATATTTTCATTCATGGCGAGGACCTCCTCACTGGGGGGGTTTTCCGAGGAGTTTGACTCTGAGTGGACGTCTGTGGTGGCTAAGGAGCTTGCAGACACGTTCATACTGGCTGCTAAGTACGCGTCGATACTAGGAGTATATGCTGCTCAGCGTCGAGTTTTCCTGACAGACGAAGGGCATCTAGGACTGGCTTTCGCGTCTGCACTAGAAGGAGACAGTGTCTGGGTGGTTTCGGCTTGTCCGGTGCCGTTAGTTATGAGACCTCGAGCTGACGGTACTTTTCAACTGATCGGAGATAGCTACGTTCACGGAATCATGGAAGGCGAAGCGATAAAGGATAACAGCTGGGAGGAAATCACCATAACTTAGTGCATGACTCCAGATAGCAAGCATTTCATAACAATAAATAGAGGACTTTTCTGTGTTTTTGATTTTACTAATCACAACACAGAAGTAATTGTCACAATCCCACGATATTGCATGGCTTTAAGATCGCCAGGATAGCTAGCCTACTTGTGACCGTACACGTAACGTACGGTCATGTAACTGTGCACCTTTGGGTTGCGTATCGCCTTACGCAAACTCATGAGAAACACTTGGTACTCATCTTTGGGCCATTGGCAAACGTCCTGCCACATCATAAGAGTGTAACCTATCAAGCGTGAGAATCCCATCAATAAGTTAGTCATAGGTTGGTTGTCTTACCCTCCAAATCGTTCTCCAGCGTGGCCTTGACAAACCGCCCAACCTCTGCGAGTTTTGGATCCCTGGGCCAGCCGCCAATCGGGAACTGCAAAATACCATTTTAGCCAACTGCAGTCAATTTTAGACAAACATACCTTGTAATCAACAGTCTCAATATCCTTGAATCCAGCCTCCTCAAAAGCCTTCTGTTGTAAATCGTGGACAAAGAAGGGATTGCCTAGAATCTTACTGCCGTCTTCAAAAAGCTTCTGGTAGGTTTTGAAAACAGGTTCCAGCTCAGTAGTTCCATCGTCACTACGGAATGTGACATCGGCCTCGCCTGACTGGGCCCAGCCCCCGGGTGCACAGCATCGGTACGCCTCGCCAAAGAGACTATTCCAGTCTTTGATAGCACCAAAGAGATATCGGATATGAATGAAGCTGAAATAATCTTCCTTCCACGTCCAGGGTTGCGTGGCATCATCGATTTCAAAACGAAGATTCGGGGGTACCCATTGGGGCTGGCAAGGGGAAAGATCTGTACCAACTACTTCCGTCTTGGGATACCGGTCGCCAAATTCACTATTACATGTAAGCGCTGGCTATGCCCggactttttataaaagcatACATGGCCCAGATTCCTGCGAAGCTGTCAGTGAAGATCCAAAGGAAGCACGGATAGAACTCACCGCTTCCGGTACCAACATCTAGAACTCGCTACGAGAAACGTTATAGAAATCAGCATAAATACCTTCAAACAGCTTGAGACTGTAATAGAGTACCTCACCTGTATAGAATCGGTCTTGAGAGGGGCAAGAAACAGCTCACCGTCCAAGAGAAGCGTCAAGTAGTGGTGTCTGTTGCTCGGTTAACACCTCGTTGATACACCTTGAGGCATGGACGAAAGCCGCACGTTAAATCCATAGACTCGACTTGCTGATCATCATTGGGGAAGAAGTAATTCGCGGTGAATTTGTCACTGTGGTATGTGCGCCCTTGGCTGCGACGGTACTCTAGGATACTAGCAGAAACAGAGGCGGTTGAGCTCTCGCTGCGAGGACTGTCAGAAACATATAAtcactacggagtactatgACGTTAACTAACGTATCAGTCCCGATGGAAGAGTCGGCATCGCCATGGGAATCATGCTGCTCGAATGAGTACTTTCCTCAATGTAAAGGGGGCTTAGAGGACGGACATCAGTATCGTCCGCAGGGCCAAGCTCGCTCTGAGCCGGTGGAGATCTCGATGGCGATTTCGAAGGAGACTTCGGATTGGCAGTGGCTGGTCCCGGCACTTCGGGTGCCGTTGTATCTCCTGCAGATTGGCTCGACATGATCATATCACAAATCTAAACCAAGATAACAGCAGAAGCAACACCATAAAATGAGGGGGAGAGCTTAAACGAAATGCATGTCTGAGATTTGAGGCCTTTTTCTAGCACTCACCTTCAAGCAGAACAAGCATGACATGATATCATATCATATGACAAGGGGGGTCTCCCTCCCTGGTCGTTGTCGAAGCCGACCCACCGATTAGGATAACGGCCCGGGCGGCCCGGAGACCTGGCCAACTGTCAAAAGTCCGACTAACTACGATAAGATTGAGAGGTTATACGAGGCTTTATCTCTACGATAGTCATTCAAAAGGTTCTCCAGACcttggctcatcatcaatttcATACCATTGTCATCCTAATCTATAATCCGTTCAGTCTCTAATATCTAACCTTAGCacttgatcttgatggcaCCCAGCCAACCAAGCTGTTACCCTTCCCTGAACACTAGAAGTAAGTTAACCTCGGCACCGAAAAAGGATATCATTACCATTTCCTGAAGTTTTAAACACCCTCACTCGTATTCGTAACGTCTCACACGCTCTGGGGCGGTATCTACGAGCCTTATGGCTTCTGTGATCTCTTGAGCAGGCAGCATTTCTCATTGGCTCAACGCACGGCTCTGAGACTTCGACATAGGCTATGAAGAGAGATCAAGAATCAAAGCAAAGCCTCCCCATAACTATGTTATCTGATAGCTATCTGTTCCTGTCATTGACACCACTCCAAGCCTTGTTAGAAGGTCGTCGACCATTGCCTCGATATGGCGTCTCTTTGCCATGATATCAGGCCTGCTAAGTTGTTCAATTCGCCTCAGTTTCTTTATGACATTCGAATGAATTCCATTGATAAGTCCGAGCCGTTCCTCTCCCTTTTGTGCTGAACCATCGTCTGAGATAATGGCTTTATTGCATATCGGAATCCATCCCACTTCCAATTCGTTCTCCAACGCACGCAAAGCCTTCCAAACCTTGAATTCGTTACTGCTCATCGTGAGGTCGGGATCCGTAAAAGGTCCCACGGTGGCAGCGAGCTTGCTGGACGGATCGGAAGTGGATATCATGGCCGGATCATGGATGAATGGGCATTCGGCTCCGTCCATGCAGTAACCATTGACCGAGAAGCTCGGGCACGATACTTGTTTCTTCTTGGGACCTTCGAGAGTTGAATTGGGCAGTTCCTCGTCACTGGCGCCTGTTGTTGGGAACAAAGGCCAGTCCTCGTAAAGGTTAGTTTTTAGGAACGAATCATCAACGTCTAGACTCAGGGTATCCTCCTCCGCACATGGTGTTCCACAATATCCACAACAGCGCCCGGGAATAACCCATATTTCTTTACCTTCCAAGGCACAGGTGGGGCATCTAACTCCAGGTGTAGAGCTTTCAACAACCTTGTGGTCGGCCTCTGTAGATGGTTGGATAGGTCCAGAAGCATAAGGGGCATCCAGTTTCTCGAGATCTGACTCAATTTCCGGGACTGGCGCTCCATGTATCGCATCCATAGAGCCCCCAAAGCTAACAACTTGGCTGTAGCCCTCACAATGACGTTTAGATTTGATACAGTTATTGCATATCGGCTTTCCTTCGTCGCATTTTATTCGACGCTTGCGGCATGCTATTATCTGTATTAGTATTGCTGCTCTTAAGTCACACCTCCAACAGGCAGATCAATCGACTTACTTAAACATCCAGTCTTTGTCCTTTTGCGAACACCATTCCTTTTGCTatctgtctcttctcttggtTCACCCTGCGAGTTATAGCTTGCAGAAACCTTTTGATAGAAAGATTCCACCATAGCTCTTTGTCGTAACTCCGAGGAGAACTCTGCTCGTCGTTCGTCACGTTCTACTTTTCCTTCGAATTCCATGTTCTCCTCAGTGCCACGCCCGTTATCCAGCACAGGATCATCACGAGCTGGACTGCTTAATGGACTAGAGTTCCTGAACTGCGGCGCTTCGACTTTTATTGTATCACCCCTTGATACACCATAGTTTCGGATCGGCGTGCCATCGATCAATAGTTTAACGTCTTTGCAATAAAGTTCGACCAGGTGTCTGAAGCTCGCAGGAACATGCGACATTCCCGCTGCAAGCTCTCTGATATTAGACACTCGCAGCTTGCCATCTCTAATGTCATGTCGTGAAAACTTAAATGTGTGTAAGGATTCCTTGTGTCTAAGGTGCAGAACATCAACATTGGCAGGATCGAAACTTTCTCTGTTCTCGATAGGAGCAATCATCTCGATGCGGTGGTGCGTTACAGGGTCTTTGGCGTGTTCTAGAGACTCATCTGCGGAGTCTGGGTCCAGGGATTCTTTCGGCTGCACAACGGTCTTATCTATGCCTGTATCTAATACCGCAACCCGCATCCTGTCATTCTCCTGCTGATGGATGTGGGTCCAGCCGTGAGCCTTCTCCTTATGCTTCATGCAGTTCGTTTTTCGGCTTGACTTGTAGGTGCAAGGCTTAAACGGGCACTTGTACATGACAGGGGTTTCAGAATGCTTCTCGCGGTAGTGGTGGTCCCTCTGCTCCTCGGTAAACAATCCGTTTTCGTGGTACTGACAGGACAGGACTGGACACTTCCATCGAATAGGCAGTCGGACTTCAACGCCATTGGTGACTTTGTTTGCATCACTGCTGTCCATAGCGTCTATCCTAGGGTTGTGCCATACGTCTCCATTCATATTAAGAAAACGGTACTCCGACTCGTCTTGAACTTCAGATtccacttcttcttttccctcgGACTCGGAATCAGACTCTTCGTTTCTGTCATCTTTTTCCCCGGGAAGATGTGGTAATGCAAACAGAGCAAGATCCTCTTGATGGCGACCGACATGTCGTTGGTACTGTTTAAACGAAAATTGCCTTTCTCCGCACAGAGGACAGTCTGTTGGCTCGTTCTCTGACTTTGCCCTCTCGCACATGGTAAGAAGACTGGTGAGGTGGGTCAATTCCGTGGTTTCTGAATGCTTCTGTACCAAATGCCGCTTCATGTCTTGCAAAGAGACATAGGTCTCGCTGCATCCAAGCTTACAGGACCATGTCTTCCAATGGTATTTCTTGACATGACTTGCCCACTGGTGACGTCTCTGGAAGTCTTGATCTGGAGCCGGACAGGCCAGCTCGACGCAAATGTAAGGAAACAAGTCTGAGAACACGTGTTTCCTACGGGCCCAGGTTAGTCACATCCATATTGTCAAGGGAAGGGAAACCAACTTCCAATGGTTCCTCGAAGTAACAGATACCATCATGAAGCAGAATGGGCACTCGAAAGGTCCATTCTCGGCTTCCGCTGGAAGAGCAGGTATCTTCCGCCTCTCTGGATTCGCAGCTGATGTTGCCCAAGACGTCTGTGACCTTCCGGCATCCGATACATCAtccccatcctcctccaaggAGATGGGTTGACTCACATTGAGCTTCTTCGGCAACGAAGAGGCTACTGTACTCTGCATTTGGTCCTGATCGTCGAGATCGAGCCCACTCGCCAGCTTGTCATGGTGCAGTTCTCTGTATTTGAAGTACTGCCTTCGTCGAAAAATTGCCTTCCCAAGTCTTTTGGCGATCGGCTTCGGGACTTTAGAGAGTTTATTGCACACATGCTGGACGTCAAATGGCTCGTAGCCAGATGTATCGGTCAAGCAGGCTTTCTTGAAGCGATCGTGAGGAGAAGGGTTATGAATGGACACTGAGAGCCTGAACAGGCAGTTGATGTCTTCAACGATGGCAGCAAATATTTGGGAGAGTTCGGATGGCCCAGATGCGTCAACGCTTAATGGTTCATCGTCGGAGTCGTCATTTGGAAACTCCGCTGGCGATAGGTCTTGATCCCATGGTGTTAATTGCCCCGTGAGAATGTCATTGGCTATTGATGTCAGAGGGAATATTGAGCAGCTCAATCAAAGAGACTTACCATCCTTTAGAGACTCCTTCAAGTCCTCCAAGAGCTCAACCACCTGATCCCGGATATTTGACGCATCTCGAAGCCTGTGATCGAGCGAGCTTCTCCCTTTTTGATGAGCGCCGATGTTTCCACTCCAAACTTTGAATCTGCCCAGCTCGTTCTGCAGCTTCAAGAGTGATACATCGCCCTGAGCATCACTATCCGGGATCCCATTCTCCCATATGGTAGGAGAGCTGCAGAGACTATTGAACTCTTGGAGACAAGCCGAAACGTGATCAGCAATAGTGTTCATGGTTGTGTAAGGAATGAAGACAGTGCGCTGCTACCCTCGAGATTCATCGACCCAGAAAATGTGGAAAGAATGTTGGAGTGGCAATCGCCCTCTGGTGACCCATGAGAAGGTGCTATCTGCAGGTGCTGTTGGTCAAGCCAAGTTCCAGCTGCACGTCAGCCGCAACCCCTCTTCTTTTCAACCCTTGATCAGCGCAGCTGGAAAAGACCAGCCTCAGAGCCTCAAAATATTTCCCTTGCACTCTCGTCCCTCCATCACCGCCTCAAGAGATTTCGTTCTGATGTCAGGCTTCGAGGTTGCGGGTATCGTGCTCGGTAGCATACCTATCATGGTATCTGCACTACAATGCTACATGAACGGTCTTGGCACCCTGCAGAATTTCCGATCCTACAAACGAatcctcaagagcctcatcttgACCCTCAAGACTGAACATGTCAATCTTCAGAACATATGCGAGAAACTCCTAACAGGAATTGCACCACAAACGCGCATCGAGGAAATGATACGAGATCCTTTTGGAGACCtttggagagaagaagaaatcctCAATAAGCTGCGCCTGCGGCTCTGGTCATCGTTGCAGGTATTCGACGATCGCGTGCAGGACATGAGGGAAGCTAtcgaggagatgatggagaagctcaatgTTGGGACAGACGGCAAGGTATGAATCTATGGTCAACATTGTGCGTGCCTCGGTTAATTGGAACAGGTTGAATGGGCTGAAAGCTCATCGATCAAAAAGCAGTTTAAGCGAGCAACATTCATCCTTCAAAAGTCAAATCATGAGGAGGTCTTGGCGAGGATACGAGATGGTGTCTCAGCTCTTCAGCGCCTAGCAGTCCTCAATACGGATCTGGAATCACAAAGAAAGTCTCGATCGCAGGGGAGACTTaacaagctcgtcaacgGAATGTTGAGTGGTATATATCACGCACTACGGTCAACGATGACTTGCAAATGCTCTGGCTTGCACGATGTTGGCTTGAGGCTGACACCGCCATCACGGACCGTTGTtcctgaggatgatgatgatgatattatCAAGGAGTTGCAGTTCCGCCTTGCAGTTTCGTACCTAACGGGATCACAAGTCAATACTTTAAAACAATGGAATGAAATTCTTTTGAAGAGCGGAGAGGATTCGAAGAAGACAACGGTTTCTTTCACATCACAAAGTACATCTACTTCGAGGAAGACAGTTGGGTTTTCTGTTCCCTCAACGACCTCTTCGACAAACAGCCAGCAATCGCAAACAGTTATCATCGAATCAGCCTTATCAAATCTCACATTCAACACTCTTAGAACAATGTCTGAGCCTATCTGTTCCAAACACATCAGCAATCTGTGTGAAGCAATGCAAACGATGGGGAAGAGAAAACAGGGCGAGAGATGTGGGCACATTCAACATTGCTACATGACCCAAACTCAGAAGTATGACGTCTACACACTAGAATGTCTGGGCAGTTGTGATGAATGGTCTCTGGTACCACTAAAAGAAGTGCTTCAAGATCCAGCGTTGCTCTACGGTGACAAGCTGCGTCTGGCTTGGATGATTGCCTGTGGTGTCTTGCAGATGCAAGGCACGCCTTGGGTTGCAGACATTCCAAGAAGTGAGGATATCTTCATTGCCCAAAAGGGTGGTGTTCATCAATTTCAGCATGTTTTTGTCCTCAGACACTTCCCTGAATATCCCAGGGTCAACGCAACAGCATCACCTACCAACCCGTTCATGCTTTATCTCGggatcctcctcatcgaGCTCATTCTTGGCCAGTCAATAGCAACTCTAGATTCAGCTCAGAATCAGACACTGGAGCATGGTTTACCGAGACATATCCTTGACTACGAAGCCGCCAATAAACTTTTGGGAAGAGTCATGATGACCGGTGGCTCTGGATATTACAATGCGGTAGAGCGATGCTTACGATCGGACATGCAAATTGGGACAGCTGGAGGTTCGTGTTGTTTTCAAGGCGATGTGATTTCTGGAGTTCTTGATCCTCTTGAGCAGGATTTACGAAGACTGGTTGCATGAACAAAGTTCGCTTCGTCGACTCAAGCTTCTGTTGCGCGATGTTCAGTGGCCACATTGGGAGGGTTTGGTGGTTGTTAAAAGCATAACAGTGACTCACATTTCGCCGGACTACAAATACCCACGTCCGCAATTCCTCAACGATTAACAAACCCTTCGACGAAAAGCCAGTACGAACATCGCATTCGCAGACCTGCTGTCAGGAACCACACCCGCACTGACGAAATATGCCTTGCTTCATCTACATCAACGGCTACCCCGGTATCGGGAAGCTCACGATCGCAAAGGAACTCCAGCAATTACTCCCCGACTCAAAGGTCTACCACAATCACCTCCTCATCGATCCCATCGACGCCCTCGTCGAGCGC contains:
- a CDS encoding hypothetical protein (EggNog:ENOG41) → MSSQSAGDTTAPEVPGPATANPKSPSKSPSRSPPAQSELGPADDTDRVLDVGTGSGIWAIEFGDRYPKTEVVGTDLSPCQPQWVPPNLRFEIDDATQPWTWKEDYFSFIHIRYLFGAIKDWNSLFGEAYRCCAPGGWAQSGEADVTFRSDDGTTELEPVFKTYQKLFEDGSKILGNPFFVHDLQQKAFEEAGFKDIETVDYKFPIGGWPRDPKLAEVGRFVKATLENDLEGYTLMMWQDVCQWPKDEYQVFLMSLRKAIRNPKVHSYMTVRYVYGHK
- a CDS encoding hypothetical protein (EggNog:ENOG41), with protein sequence MRSSSWTTLRRSSTFSTKYKYESTLDSTHIRLVKIRPRTRSLLSERLNIYVTTHSLDEAQALGYHALSYTWGAPEGEVKNKVSDSCILVNGHRFYVQPNLLGALKRFEEFDWYLWIDAICIDQTNQREREIQVGIMSEIYGMAARVDIWLGDGGSEAAEAIRLTRTLSSLAKETRGSEVSLGKSEIESSSLPPIPSEAWKPFVGLLDRNWFRRAWVIQETVLARQAFVWLGNSESISWEQLASALMMIQKLGWYPNATLAMVRVEHISWTPGPYAIHFITVIRMSLESLKTPQDHPQISVIEDLTGPDNWKTTASSHLAYMMMVGHKFKVTNARDRVYSLLGMVNIAAGHMGLPRCDLEVNYDASVAEVFTAATAHILNHCNHLGFISLAGIAEFHNGTLNLPSGDLPSWVPNFSNEPSAARTAPILFPWARGKVRVDAARYNEIGSLGFSITGSRLSVQAQRIGQISPWPYPFYMLAYYFHVEPFAALLLRCGKRYKVTGELSIEACWRTFIFGANIHDSLDVSELGAYFKAWLCYILFQYLRVWDTSMTVDQRLVMLEQLTDFQSLMAQDGGEASDMLPSIEWIKQMLQKLGASDPPDSQLASIFSFMARTSSLGGFSEEFDSEWTSVVAKELADTFILAAKYASILGVYAAQRRVFLTDEGHLGLAFASALEGDSVWVVSACPVPLVMRPRADGTFQLIGDSYVHGIMEGEAIKDNSWEEITIT
- a CDS encoding hypothetical protein (EggNog:ENOG41), which gives rise to MWKECWSGNRPLVTHEKVLSAGAVGQAKFQLHVSRNPSSFQPLISAAGKDQPQSLKIFPLHSRPSITASRDFVLMSGFEVAGIVLGSIPIMVSALQCYMNGLGTLQNFRSYKRILKSLILTLKTEHVNLQNICEKLLTGIAPQTRIEEMIRDPFGDLWREEEILNKLRLRLWSSLQVFDDRVQDMREAIEEMMEKLNVGTDGKVEWAESSSIKKQFKRATFILQKSNHEEVLARIRDGVSALQRLAVLNTDLESQRKSRSQGRLNKLVNGMLSGIYHALRSTMTCKCSGLHDVGLRLTPPSRTVVPEDDDDDIIKELQFRLAVSYLTGSQVNTLKQWNEILLKSGEDSKKTTVSFTSQSTSTSRKTVGFSVPSTTSSTNSQQSQTVIIESALSNLTFNTLRTMSEPICSKHISNLCEAMQTMGKRKQGERCGHIQHCYMTQTQKYDVYTLECLGSCDEWSLVPLKEVLQDPALLYGDKLRLAWMIACGVLQMQGTPWVADIPRSEDIFIAQKGGVHQFQHVFVLRHFPEYPRVNATASPTNPFMLYLGILLIELILGQSIATLDSAQNQTLEHGLPRHILDYEAANKLLGRVMMTGGSGYYNAVERCLRSDMQIGTAGGSCCFQGDVISGVLDPLEQDLRRLVA
- a CDS encoding hypothetical protein (EggNog:ENOG41); this translates as MNTIADHVSACLQEFNSLCSSPTIWENGIPDSDAQGDVSLLKLQNELGRFKVWSGNIGAHQKGRSSLDHRLRDASNIRDQVVELLEDLKESLKDANDILTGQLTPWDQDLSPAEFPNDDSDDEPLSVDASGPSELSQIFAAIVEDINCLFRLSVSIHNPSPHDRFKKACLTDTSGYEPFDVQHVCNKLSKVPKPIAKRLGKAIFRRRQYFKYRELHHDKLASGLDLDDQDQMQSTVASSLPKKLNVSQPISLEEDGDDVSDAGRSQTSWATSAANPERRKIPALPAEAENGPFECPFCFMMVSVTSRNHWKKHVFSDLFPYICVELACPAPDQDFQRRHQWASHVKKYHWKTWSCKLGCSETYVSLQDMKRHLVQKHSETTELTHLTSLLTMCERAKSENEPTDCPLCGERQFSFKQYQRHVGRHQEDLALFALPHLPGEKDDRNEESDSESEGKEEVESEVQDESEYRFLNMNGDVWHNPRIDAMDSSDANKVTNGVEVRLPIRWKCPVLSCQYHENGLFTEEQRDHHYREKHSETPVMYKCPFKPCTYKSSRKTNCMKHKEKAHGWTHIHQQENDRMRVAVLDTGIDKTVVQPKESLDPDSADESLEHAKDPVTHHRIEMIAPIENRESFDPANVDVLHLRHKESLHTFKFSRHDIRDGKLRVSNIRELAAGMSHVPASFRHLVELYCKDVKLLIDGTPIRNYGVSRGDTIKVEAPQFRNSSPLSSPARDDPVLDNGRGTEENMEFEGKVERDERRAEFSSELRQRAMVESFYQKVSASYNSQGEPREETDSKRNGVRKRTKTGCLTCRKRRIKCDEGKPICNNCIKSKRHCEGYSQVVSFGGSMDAIHGAPVPEIESDLEKLDAPYASGPIQPSTEADHKVVESSTPGVRCPTCALEGKEIWVIPGRCCGYCGTPCAEEDTLSLDVDDSFLKTNLYEDWPLFPTTGASDEELPNSTLEGPKKKQVSCPSFSVNGYCMDGAECPFIHDPAMISTSDPSSKLAATVGPFTDPDLTMSSNEFKVWKALRALENELEVGWIPICNKAIISDDGSAQKGEERLGLINGIHSNVIKKLRRIEQLSRPDIMAKRRHIEAMVDDLLTRLGVVSMTGTDSYQIT